One Streptomyces showdoensis genomic region harbors:
- a CDS encoding MerR family transcriptional regulator, translating into MPDPSGPSGPSGPSGPSGPSHGITTGAVARRLGVSPTTVRSWDQRYGIGPAVRADGRHRRWSPADVAMLEEMCRLTASGVPPAEAARAARAAQAVLPGAAPPEEPRETAPRRAGPGGGLPLGDVRQECRGLARAAVRLDGPAMEVLLRQVLAEHGLVTAWEEIMAPTLHAVGRKWESSGDRYVEVEHLLSWHVSTALRRGAVAGPASPLAPVVLACVPGEQHTLPLEALAAGLAEQGLPTRMFGAAVPAEAIDAAVRRSGPAAVVLWSQARSTAHHALARHLAGTSFGVRGARTAPLVLLAGPGWLGRTPAPGTARPTGLREAIAVISRLYGEPAGGVTA; encoded by the coding sequence ATGCCCGACCCATCCGGCCCATCCGGCCCGTCCGGCCCGTCCGGCCCGTCCGGCCCGTCTCACGGGATCACGACGGGCGCCGTCGCGCGGCGCCTGGGCGTCTCCCCCACCACGGTGCGCTCCTGGGACCAGCGGTACGGCATCGGACCCGCCGTCCGCGCGGACGGACGGCACCGCCGGTGGAGCCCCGCGGACGTCGCGATGCTGGAGGAGATGTGCCGCCTCACGGCCTCCGGCGTCCCGCCCGCCGAGGCGGCCCGGGCCGCCAGGGCCGCCCAGGCGGTGCTCCCCGGCGCCGCGCCTCCGGAGGAACCCCGGGAGACGGCCCCCCGCCGGGCGGGGCCCGGCGGCGGGCTGCCGCTGGGCGACGTACGGCAGGAGTGCCGGGGGCTCGCCCGCGCGGCCGTGCGCCTCGACGGTCCGGCCATGGAGGTGCTGCTGCGGCAGGTGCTGGCGGAGCACGGGCTGGTCACCGCGTGGGAGGAGATCATGGCCCCGACGCTGCACGCGGTGGGCCGGAAGTGGGAGTCCTCCGGGGACCGTTACGTCGAGGTGGAGCACCTGCTGTCCTGGCACGTCTCCACCGCGCTGCGGCGGGGCGCCGTCGCCGGACCCGCCTCCCCGCTCGCCCCCGTCGTGCTGGCCTGCGTCCCCGGCGAGCAGCACACGCTGCCCCTGGAGGCGCTCGCCGCCGGACTGGCCGAACAGGGCCTGCCGACCCGGATGTTCGGCGCGGCCGTGCCCGCGGAGGCCATCGACGCGGCGGTGCGTCGGTCGGGGCCCGCCGCCGTCGTGCTCTGGTCACAGGCGCGCTCCACCGCGCACCACGCCCTGGCCCGGCACCTCGCGGGCACCTCGTTCGGGGTGCGGGGAGCGCGCACCGCTCCCCTGGTCCTGCTCGCGGGCCCCGGCTGGCTCGGCCGGACGCCCGCCCCCGGCACGGCGCGGCCGACCGGACTGCGCGAGGCGATCGCCGTGATCTCCCGGCTGTACGGGGAGCCCGCGGGCGGCGTCACGGCCTGA
- a CDS encoding SDR family NAD(P)-dependent oxidoreductase → MADQRVYLVTGGGTGIGAATARLLRGAGHHVVVSGRRPEPLRLVAAETGALPVPSDITEPADVRALVETAVTAYGRLDGLVLNAGIGRGGSVGSVTLEDWESVMLTNLTGPFHLLRAALPHLLEARGAVVAVASVSALRNGVGNAAYATSKAALLQLCRSLAVDYAGAGLRANTVCPSWVRTDMADRRMSRFAEEAGLGAGGVDAAYEEVTRPLPAGRPAEPREVAEAVAWLLSPAASFVNGATLTVDGGTTALDPGTLAFDFRVEPREARD, encoded by the coding sequence ATGGCGGACCAGCGGGTGTACCTGGTGACCGGCGGCGGGACGGGCATCGGCGCCGCCACCGCGCGGCTGCTGCGCGGGGCGGGTCACCACGTGGTGGTCTCCGGCCGCCGCCCCGAACCCCTGCGGCTCGTGGCGGCGGAGACCGGGGCGCTGCCCGTCCCGTCGGACATCACCGAGCCGGCGGACGTGCGCGCCCTCGTCGAGACGGCCGTCACCGCCTACGGCCGCCTCGACGGGCTGGTGCTCAACGCCGGGATCGGGCGCGGCGGAAGCGTGGGCTCGGTGACGCTGGAGGACTGGGAGTCGGTCATGCTGACCAACCTCACCGGCCCCTTCCACCTGCTGCGGGCCGCGCTCCCGCACCTCCTCGAAGCCCGCGGCGCGGTGGTCGCGGTCGCCTCGGTCTCCGCCCTGCGCAACGGCGTCGGCAACGCCGCCTACGCCACCTCCAAGGCGGCGCTCCTCCAGCTCTGCCGCTCGCTCGCGGTCGACTACGCGGGCGCGGGGCTGCGCGCCAACACGGTGTGCCCGAGCTGGGTGCGCACCGACATGGCGGACCGCCGCATGAGCCGCTTCGCGGAGGAGGCGGGACTCGGGGCGGGCGGGGTCGACGCGGCGTACGAGGAGGTCACCCGGCCGCTGCCCGCCGGGCGGCCCGCCGAGCCCCGCGAGGTCGCCGAGGCCGTCGCCTGGCTGCTGTCCCCCGCCGCCTCCTTCGTGAACGGCGCGACCCTCACGGTCGACGGCGGCACGACCGCCCTGGACCCGGGCACCCTGGCCTTCGACTTCCGCGTCGAGCCGCGGGAGGCTCGCGACTGA
- a CDS encoding FAD/NAD(P)-binding protein, whose translation MSAPSPDSPAAPAPGRPRPTVAVVGAGAAGALVAVQLCEAAARRRTPLDLVLIDPAAEAGRGVAYSTEVPEHRLNVPVGGMSCYPDDPGHFRRWLCRHGEPTVTAADFASRYRYGSYLADTLGRAIITAHGTVSVRRLRTRATGCAEAAGGRVELRLADGGTVTADSVVLATGPAAGRSDWAPEELRGSERFIARPWTPGALDAVADSDDVLLVGTGLTAVDLALVLDRPGRTVHAVSRTGLLPQPHALAPLQAVLPPRDLAVLPFARLRREVLRYVAETRRTHGDWRPAFDGLRPWIGQLWQGLTDDERAEFLGRDATPWNVHRHRMAPSTAETVARARAARRLRIHSGRIASAAPREDGGLTVSLADGGTLRVAWVVDCTGPGLRADAGGDPLWTGLLGDGLAVPGPLGIGVATDAGRLLDAAGRAERPLFTLGAPRRGELWETTAIPEIRGQAKEIAEAVLAPFGGAPRPVRRRPTDQFGLPLSTHAAAAASFRGGLGRVITVRAKAAEAFARATELDPGFALGHAALALLGHECGAEVDVARALADAQRSVRERGDERERSFVEMVTRRVETHGAGPGGPDGPDGPGAGDRALIAHLDRFPGDAFALAVAVPTIAFSGVGDIDGSLARRLVEGTAHAYEGHWFHTSLLSFVRQEQGRIDEAGELARTALAAEPASGHAVHALAHVHYESGDHQAGRDWLDGWIGSQGRGAVHRAHFSWHVALHELALDDAAAVRRRWYAQLAPGQVNGVRALVDSGSLLWRARMAQNWTGRVPVDGVLDACARELVERPASAFTALHGAVALTAAGDLPALRRLRTHAAGADPVQREVVVPLCSALEAVLEEEWNTAVRGLRELLPSLRRVGGSAAQREVVEETLLYALVEAGHADTARDLLEQRLDRRASPLDRRRLAGLAGGA comes from the coding sequence GTGTCCGCTCCCTCGCCCGATTCACCCGCGGCCCCCGCTCCCGGGCGCCCGCGCCCCACCGTCGCGGTCGTCGGCGCGGGCGCGGCCGGTGCGCTCGTCGCCGTCCAGCTGTGCGAGGCGGCCGCCCGTCGGCGCACCCCCCTCGACCTGGTCCTCATCGACCCGGCGGCGGAGGCGGGACGGGGCGTCGCGTACTCCACGGAGGTGCCCGAGCACCGCCTCAACGTCCCGGTCGGCGGCATGAGCTGCTACCCGGACGACCCCGGCCACTTCCGCCGCTGGCTCTGCCGCCACGGCGAACCCACCGTCACCGCCGCGGACTTCGCCTCCCGCTACCGCTACGGCTCCTACCTCGCCGACACCCTCGGCCGCGCCATCATCACGGCGCACGGCACCGTCTCCGTACGCCGGCTGCGCACCCGGGCCACCGGCTGCGCCGAGGCCGCCGGCGGGCGGGTCGAGCTGCGGCTCGCGGACGGCGGCACGGTGACGGCGGACAGCGTGGTCCTCGCCACCGGCCCGGCGGCCGGCCGCTCGGACTGGGCCCCGGAGGAACTGCGCGGCTCCGAGCGCTTCATCGCCCGCCCGTGGACGCCGGGCGCGCTGGACGCCGTGGCCGACTCCGACGACGTGCTGCTCGTCGGCACCGGGCTGACCGCCGTCGACCTCGCGCTCGTCCTCGACCGGCCCGGACGCACGGTGCACGCCGTCTCCCGCACCGGCCTGCTGCCCCAGCCGCACGCGCTCGCCCCGCTCCAGGCCGTGCTGCCGCCCCGGGACCTGGCGGTGCTCCCCTTCGCCCGGCTCCGCCGCGAGGTGCTGCGGTACGTCGCCGAGACCCGCCGCACGCACGGCGACTGGCGGCCCGCGTTCGACGGCCTGCGCCCCTGGATCGGGCAGCTCTGGCAGGGGCTCACCGACGACGAGCGGGCCGAGTTCCTGGGCCGCGACGCCACCCCCTGGAACGTGCACCGGCACCGGATGGCCCCGTCCACCGCCGAGACCGTCGCCCGGGCGCGGGCGGCCCGCAGACTGCGGATCCACTCCGGCCGGATCGCCTCCGCCGCGCCCCGCGAGGACGGCGGCCTCACCGTCTCCCTCGCCGACGGCGGCACGCTGCGGGTGGCCTGGGTGGTGGACTGCACGGGGCCCGGGCTGCGGGCCGACGCGGGCGGCGACCCCCTGTGGACCGGCCTGCTCGGCGACGGCCTCGCCGTTCCCGGGCCGCTCGGCATCGGCGTGGCCACCGACGCGGGCCGGCTCCTCGACGCCGCCGGGCGCGCGGAGCGCCCGCTGTTCACGCTGGGCGCGCCCCGGCGCGGCGAGCTGTGGGAGACCACCGCGATCCCCGAGATCCGCGGTCAGGCCAAGGAGATCGCCGAGGCCGTCCTCGCCCCGTTCGGCGGCGCCCCGCGGCCGGTCCGCCGCAGGCCCACCGACCAGTTCGGGCTTCCGTTGTCCACCCACGCCGCCGCGGCGGCCTCGTTCCGCGGCGGGCTCGGCCGGGTGATCACCGTCCGGGCGAAGGCGGCGGAGGCCTTCGCGCGGGCGACGGAGCTGGACCCCGGGTTCGCTCTCGGGCACGCCGCACTGGCCTTGCTGGGGCACGAGTGCGGGGCCGAGGTCGACGTGGCCCGGGCGCTCGCGGACGCGCAGCGCAGCGTGCGGGAGCGGGGGGACGAACGGGAGCGCTCGTTCGTGGAGATGGTCACCCGGCGGGTCGAGACCCACGGTGCCGGACCCGGCGGACCGGACGGCCCCGACGGCCCGGGCGCCGGCGACCGGGCCCTCATCGCCCACCTGGACCGCTTCCCCGGTGACGCCTTCGCGCTCGCCGTCGCGGTCCCCACCATCGCCTTCTCCGGGGTCGGGGACATCGACGGTTCGCTGGCGCGGCGCCTGGTGGAGGGCACCGCGCACGCCTACGAGGGCCACTGGTTCCACACCTCGCTGCTGTCCTTCGTGCGGCAGGAACAGGGCCGGATCGACGAGGCGGGCGAGCTCGCGCGGACGGCCCTCGCGGCGGAGCCCGCCTCCGGCCACGCCGTGCACGCCCTCGCCCACGTCCACTACGAGTCGGGCGACCACCAGGCCGGCCGGGACTGGCTCGACGGCTGGATCGGCTCCCAGGGGCGCGGCGCCGTGCACCGGGCGCACTTCTCCTGGCACGTGGCGCTGCACGAGCTCGCCCTCGACGACGCCGCGGCGGTGCGCCGCCGCTGGTACGCGCAGCTCGCCCCCGGGCAGGTGAACGGCGTGCGGGCGCTGGTCGACTCGGGCTCGCTCCTGTGGCGTGCCCGGATGGCGCAGAACTGGACCGGCCGGGTACCGGTCGACGGCGTGCTCGACGCCTGCGCCCGCGAGCTGGTCGAACGCCCCGCGTCCGCCTTCACCGCGCTGCACGGCGCCGTCGCCCTCACCGCCGCCGGCGACCTGCCCGCGCTGCGCCGGCTGCGGACCCACGCGGCGGGCGCGGACCCGGTGCAGCGCGAGGTGGTCGTCCCGCTGTGCAGCGCGCTGGAGGCCGTCCTGGAGGAGGAGTGGAACACGGCGGTCCGGGGGCTGCGCGAGCTGCTGCCCTCACTGCGCCGGGTGGGCGGCAGCGCGGCCCAGCGCGAGGTCGTCGAGGAGACGCTGCTGTACGCGCTGGTGGAGGCGGGCCACGCCGACACCGCACGCGACCTCCTGGAACAGCGCCTCGACCGCCGCGCCTCCCCGCTCGACCGGCGCCGGCTGGCCGGACTGGCCGGAGGCGCCTGA
- a CDS encoding RrF2 family transcriptional regulator — protein sequence MRISARTDYAIRAMAELAGEQDRPLKAEDIAGRQDIPVRFLFVVLSDLRQARLVSSVRGPDGGYALTRPPGEITVADVIRAMDGPLVSVRDLKLTGLEYQGAAAPMPDVWRAVRASLRQVLEGTTLADLARGTLPELVRERAREYTDDVRTYP from the coding sequence GTGAGGATCTCAGCACGAACGGACTACGCCATCCGCGCCATGGCGGAACTGGCCGGCGAGCAGGACCGGCCGCTGAAGGCGGAGGACATCGCCGGACGCCAGGACATCCCGGTCCGCTTTCTCTTCGTCGTGCTCAGCGACCTGCGCCAGGCCCGGCTGGTCTCCAGCGTGCGGGGCCCCGACGGCGGTTACGCGCTGACCAGACCGCCCGGGGAGATCACCGTCGCCGACGTCATCCGGGCCATGGACGGCCCGCTCGTCAGCGTCCGCGACCTCAAGCTGACGGGCCTGGAGTACCAGGGCGCCGCCGCCCCCATGCCGGACGTGTGGCGTGCCGTACGGGCGAGCCTGCGGCAGGTCCTGGAGGGCACGACCCTCGCGGACCTGGCCCGGGGGACGCTGCCCGAGCTCGTACGGGAGCGGGCCCGCGAGTACACCGACGACGTGCGGACCTATCCGTAG
- a CDS encoding MFS transporter — protein sequence MYLADRSTPQGATSAQDRLRGTARAVSPTVLALGTVSLVTDVSTEMVTAVLPLYLVMGLGLSPLGFGMLDGVQNGVSALVQLTGGHLADRVRNHKLIAGIGYGLSALVKPLLLVHHLGALGVALALDRTGKGLRTAPRDALISLSVPPERQGRAFGLHRAMDTTGALLGPIAAFLILGVAAGGYDAVFAVSGCVAALGVLVLLLFVPSGKKSPAPAPSASASASASAADVPGERADLRAAFGLLRGRRLRALFGCAVLLGLTTVSDAFLYLLLQRRTGVAEQFFPLLPLGTAAVFLLLALPAGRLADRIGRRTVFLAGHASLLLGYGLLLWAPDLPALPYLVLALHGAFYAATDGVLPAAVAAVVPERLRASGIALVGTGQALARFCCSLAFGAAWAAWGDGPALAAAAAGLACCAAVAGVALRPTGDPR from the coding sequence GTGTATCTTGCCGACCGTTCCACACCGCAGGGGGCGACCTCCGCGCAGGACCGCCTGCGGGGCACGGCCCGGGCGGTCTCCCCGACCGTGCTGGCGCTCGGCACGGTCAGCCTGGTCACCGACGTGTCCACGGAGATGGTCACGGCGGTGCTGCCGCTCTACCTCGTGATGGGGCTCGGGCTCAGTCCGCTCGGCTTCGGCATGCTCGACGGGGTCCAGAACGGGGTGAGCGCCCTGGTCCAGCTGACCGGCGGCCACCTGGCCGACCGGGTGCGCAACCACAAGCTGATCGCGGGGATCGGCTACGGCCTGTCGGCGCTGGTGAAGCCGCTGCTGCTGGTCCACCACCTGGGCGCGCTGGGCGTGGCCCTGGCCCTGGACCGCACCGGCAAGGGGCTGCGCACGGCGCCGCGGGACGCGTTGATCTCGCTCTCCGTGCCGCCGGAGCGGCAGGGCCGGGCCTTCGGCCTGCACCGGGCGATGGACACCACGGGGGCGCTGCTGGGCCCGATCGCCGCGTTCCTGATCCTGGGCGTGGCGGCGGGCGGTTACGACGCGGTGTTCGCGGTGAGCGGCTGCGTGGCGGCGCTCGGGGTGCTGGTCCTGCTTCTTTTCGTTCCGAGCGGAAAGAAATCCCCGGCACCGGCGCCATCGGCATCGGCATCGGCATCGGCATCGGCGGCCGACGTCCCCGGGGAACGGGCCGACCTGCGGGCCGCGTTCGGCCTGCTGCGGGGCCGGCGGCTGCGGGCGCTGTTCGGCTGTGCCGTGCTGCTGGGCCTGACCACCGTGAGCGACGCGTTCCTCTACCTGCTGCTGCAACGCCGTACGGGCGTGGCGGAGCAGTTCTTCCCGCTGCTCCCGCTCGGGACCGCCGCCGTCTTCCTGCTGCTCGCCCTGCCGGCCGGGCGGCTGGCGGACCGGATCGGGCGGCGGACGGTGTTCCTGGCCGGGCACGCGTCCCTGCTCCTCGGCTACGGGCTGCTGCTGTGGGCGCCGGACCTCCCGGCGCTGCCGTACCTGGTGCTCGCCCTGCACGGCGCGTTCTACGCGGCCACCGACGGCGTGCTGCCCGCGGCCGTCGCCGCGGTGGTGCCGGAGCGGCTGCGGGCCAGCGGCATCGCCCTGGTCGGCACCGGCCAGGCGCTGGCCCGCTTCTGCTGTTCCCTGGCCTTCGGAGCCGCCTGGGCCGCGTGGGGCGACGGCCCCGCGCTCGCCGCGGCGGCCGCCGGCCTCGCCTGCTGCGCGGCCGTCGCCGGTGTCGCGCTGCGCCCGACGGGAGATCCTCGATGA
- the wecB gene encoding non-hydrolyzing UDP-N-acetylglucosamine 2-epimerase: protein MHGTQDTHGTHVKRVVCVAGARPNYMKIKPVMDALEARGAEVFLVHTGQHYDPAMNDVFFRDLGLRPPDRFLGVGSGSHAVQTGRVMAEFEPLVADLAPDLVVVVGDVNSTLACALVTAKAGPLLAHVEAGLRSRDWSMPEEVNRVATDRISDYLLAPSEDAAENLRAEGYREDQIHVVGNVMIDTLFANRERALAGDALARHGVAPGEYGLVTLHRPANVDDPEVLAGLLKALGEVAAHCPLVLPVHPRAAEKLNALGVPGGIRLVPPAGYLDFIALQAGARIVLTDSGGVQEETTALGVPCVTLRDNTERPITVDEGTNVLAGRDPQRILATAVRLLSDPPPPRRPALWDGHAGDRIARVLLEGGTAGDRPRPTDPR, encoded by the coding sequence ATGCACGGAACGCAGGACACGCACGGAACGCACGTCAAGAGGGTCGTCTGCGTCGCCGGCGCGCGCCCCAACTACATGAAGATCAAGCCGGTGATGGACGCCCTGGAGGCCAGGGGCGCCGAGGTGTTCCTCGTCCACACCGGGCAGCACTACGACCCGGCCATGAACGACGTCTTCTTCCGCGACCTCGGCCTGCGCCCGCCCGACCGCTTCCTCGGCGTCGGCTCCGGCAGCCACGCCGTGCAGACCGGGCGGGTCATGGCCGAGTTCGAACCGCTCGTGGCGGACCTCGCCCCGGACCTCGTCGTCGTGGTCGGCGACGTCAACTCCACGCTGGCCTGCGCCCTGGTCACCGCCAAGGCCGGGCCGCTGCTCGCCCACGTCGAGGCCGGGCTGCGCAGCCGCGACTGGTCGATGCCCGAGGAGGTCAACCGGGTCGCCACCGACCGGATCAGCGACTACCTCCTCGCCCCCTCGGAGGACGCGGCCGAGAACCTGCGGGCCGAGGGCTACCGCGAGGACCAGATCCACGTCGTCGGCAACGTCATGATCGACACCCTGTTCGCCAACCGCGAGCGGGCCCTCGCCGGCGACGCCCTCGCACGCCACGGCGTCGCCCCCGGGGAGTACGGCCTGGTCACCCTGCACCGGCCCGCCAACGTGGACGACCCCGAGGTGCTCGCCGGACTGCTCAAGGCGCTCGGCGAGGTCGCCGCGCACTGCCCCCTCGTGCTGCCCGTCCACCCCAGGGCCGCCGAGAAGCTGAACGCGCTCGGCGTGCCCGGCGGCATCCGGCTCGTCCCGCCGGCCGGATACCTCGACTTCATCGCCCTCCAGGCCGGCGCCCGGATCGTCCTGACCGATTCCGGTGGGGTCCAGGAGGAGACCACCGCGCTCGGCGTGCCCTGTGTGACCCTGCGGGACAACACCGAGCGCCCGATCACGGTCGACGAGGGCACCAACGTCCTCGCCGGCCGCGATCCACAGCGGATTCTGGCCACCGCCGTACGACTCCTGTCGGACCCGCCGCCACCGCGCCGCCCCGCACTGTGGGACGGGCACGCGGGGGACCGGATCGCCCGGGTCCTGCTGGAAGGGGGGACCGCGGGCGACCGCCCGCGGCCCACCGACCCCCGTTGA
- a CDS encoding chain length determinant protein gives MDLAEIFRVMCRRWYVLVPGLLLTAGLTVGAWLLVPTAYESQSTVALLNSRKGAAADGNPFLSMEPSLTGMADSLARNVNSDVSVAELKDKGLTEKYEAKIADNAQGPLLWLTVTGDDPDAVLKANKTLMEYTAQRLKDLQADQKVEADSMIRLTTIVPPQDPQAQMKSKVQYLIMAAGLGFVLSLVATFFVEARRRHDAPAKHRQTSPAAETADAADSADPAGEAVPAAPGPLVDPEVSAEPSAAQPLDQPTVQLPVLPAAAERRPAKRPPSWVK, from the coding sequence ATGGACCTCGCAGAAATCTTCCGGGTCATGTGCCGGCGGTGGTACGTCCTCGTGCCCGGGCTGCTGCTGACGGCCGGCCTGACCGTCGGGGCGTGGTTGCTCGTCCCCACCGCGTACGAGTCGCAGAGCACCGTCGCGCTGCTCAACTCCCGCAAGGGGGCGGCGGCCGACGGCAACCCCTTCCTCAGCATGGAGCCCTCGCTGACGGGCATGGCCGACAGCCTCGCCCGCAACGTCAACTCCGACGTGTCGGTCGCGGAGCTCAAGGACAAGGGGCTGACCGAGAAGTACGAGGCGAAGATCGCGGACAACGCCCAGGGGCCGCTGCTCTGGCTCACCGTGACCGGTGACGACCCGGACGCGGTGCTGAAGGCCAACAAGACGCTCATGGAGTACACCGCGCAGCGGCTGAAGGACCTGCAGGCGGACCAGAAGGTCGAGGCGGACTCCATGATCCGGCTCACCACCATCGTTCCGCCCCAGGACCCCCAGGCCCAGATGAAGTCCAAGGTCCAGTACCTGATCATGGCCGCCGGACTCGGCTTCGTGCTCAGCCTCGTGGCCACCTTCTTCGTGGAGGCCCGCCGGCGCCACGACGCCCCGGCGAAGCACCGTCAGACCTCGCCCGCGGCGGAGACGGCGGACGCGGCGGACTCCGCGGATCCCGCGGGGGAGGCGGTCCCGGCCGCGCCCGGCCCGCTTGTCGACCCCGAGGTCTCGGCCGAGCCGTCCGCCGCCCAGCCGCTCGACCAGCCCACCGTCCAACTGCCCGTGCTGCCCGCCGCCGCCGAGCGCCGCCCGGCCAAGCGCCCACCGTCCTGGGTGAAGTGA
- a CDS encoding oligosaccharide flippase family protein: METAPAGPAAPAAPGDQASLGTKVRSATRWSLINTMVMRLGNFATGIVLVRYVLDPAAWGVYGVAQTVLMVLLSANELGVSLAIVRWEGDVRRFAPTVLTLSAVSSGLLYLSLFAAAPAVAALLGSTEATAVLRVMCICLVLDGLSQVPAGVLTREFAQGRRMVIDALNFVVSTSVTLALALHGWGAMSFACGAVAGNVVALAGCAIAAPGMLRFGWDPVQARALLRFGLPLAGASMLALAVVNADAMIVGAVLGNVSLGFYMLAFNMAGWPVRVISETARRVSFAGFSRLADDPKALSQGFGSALGLLMSATVPACVLLGALAGPAVELVYGATWLPAAQALPWLMALGLARIAAELTYDCLVAIGRRRSLLLIQGLWLVTLIPVLVLAARAGGIETVAAGHVLVAGAVVLPAFLLALRRGGIATRAVARVCVRPVLGGALMAAVLVLLRRELGEGLGALSATCVIGLVCYALCVLPARRLVRGALARFRRAPAAEQREAAAPAVPAQKQPATPASER; this comes from the coding sequence ATGGAAACAGCGCCCGCCGGGCCCGCCGCGCCCGCCGCCCCCGGTGACCAGGCGTCCCTGGGGACCAAGGTCCGCTCGGCGACCCGGTGGAGCCTCATCAACACGATGGTGATGCGGCTCGGCAACTTCGCCACCGGCATCGTGCTCGTCCGCTACGTCCTCGACCCCGCCGCCTGGGGCGTGTACGGGGTCGCCCAGACCGTCCTCATGGTCCTGCTCTCCGCCAACGAGCTCGGCGTCTCGCTGGCCATCGTCCGCTGGGAGGGGGACGTACGCCGGTTCGCGCCGACCGTCCTCACCCTCAGCGCGGTCTCCAGCGGCCTGCTCTACCTCAGCCTCTTCGCCGCCGCGCCCGCCGTCGCCGCGCTGCTCGGCTCCACCGAGGCCACCGCGGTGCTGCGCGTCATGTGCATCTGCCTCGTCCTCGACGGCCTCTCCCAGGTCCCCGCGGGCGTCCTCACCCGAGAGTTCGCCCAGGGCCGCCGGATGGTCATCGACGCGCTCAACTTCGTCGTCAGCACCTCGGTGACCCTGGCCCTCGCCCTGCACGGCTGGGGCGCCATGAGCTTCGCCTGCGGAGCCGTCGCCGGCAACGTCGTCGCCCTGGCCGGCTGCGCGATCGCCGCCCCCGGGATGCTCCGCTTCGGCTGGGACCCCGTCCAGGCCCGGGCACTGCTCCGTTTCGGCCTGCCGCTCGCCGGCGCCAGCATGCTCGCGCTCGCCGTCGTGAACGCGGACGCCATGATCGTCGGCGCGGTCCTGGGCAACGTGTCCCTCGGCTTCTACATGCTCGCCTTCAACATGGCCGGCTGGCCCGTGCGCGTCATCTCGGAGACCGCCCGCCGGGTCTCCTTCGCCGGCTTCTCCCGGCTCGCCGACGACCCCAAGGCCCTCTCCCAGGGCTTCGGCAGCGCCCTGGGCCTGCTGATGAGCGCCACGGTCCCGGCCTGCGTCCTGCTCGGCGCGCTCGCCGGGCCCGCCGTGGAGCTCGTCTACGGCGCCACGTGGCTGCCGGCCGCCCAGGCGCTGCCCTGGCTGATGGCCCTCGGGCTCGCCCGGATCGCCGCCGAGCTCACGTACGACTGCCTCGTCGCGATCGGCCGGCGCCGCTCGCTCCTGCTCATCCAGGGGCTCTGGCTGGTCACCCTGATCCCCGTCCTGGTGCTGGCCGCCCGTGCCGGGGGCATCGAGACGGTCGCCGCCGGACACGTCCTGGTCGCCGGCGCCGTCGTGCTGCCCGCCTTCCTGCTGGCCCTGCGCCGCGGCGGGATCGCCACCCGGGCCGTCGCCCGGGTCTGCGTCCGCCCGGTCCTCGGCGGCGCCCTCATGGCCGCCGTCCTGGTGCTGCTCCGCCGGGAGCTGGGGGAGGGGCTCGGGGCGCTGTCCGCCACGTGTGTCATCGGGCTCGTGTGCTACGCGCTGTGCGTGCTGCCGGCCCGCAGACTGGTGCGCGGCGCGCTCGCGCGGTTCCGCCGCGCCCCGGCGGCGGAGCAGCGGGAGGCCGCCGCCCCCGCCGTACCGGCGCAGAAGCAGCCGGCCACCCCGGCATCCGAACGATGA
- a CDS encoding glycosyltransferase family 2 protein: MRRVLRGPWELLKRLFGWLVLYELRNKVLLAPGAVRLRRFEDAETARLARVLGRRPTARVATVIATHRRPEALLRAVRSALEQSVRDQVVIVVDDGAGLPELPADPRLFAVSLSRNTGVAGVVRNVGIRLTASRYVAFLDDDNLWEPEHLQEALETLTTPGGPDGVYTALRRVRPDGTDMDVLSVPFDRRRAAHEAFLDTNAFVARRVPALRFSRLRRTPEVLPREDWELIRRYSRGHRVAHLARPTVRYLVNPGSFYTSW, translated from the coding sequence ATGCGCCGGGTCCTCAGGGGGCCGTGGGAACTCCTCAAGCGCCTCTTCGGCTGGCTGGTCCTGTACGAGCTCCGCAACAAGGTCCTCCTCGCGCCCGGAGCCGTGCGGCTGCGGCGCTTCGAGGACGCCGAGACCGCCCGGCTGGCCCGCGTCCTGGGCCGGCGCCCGACGGCCCGGGTCGCCACCGTCATCGCCACCCACCGGCGCCCCGAGGCGCTGCTGCGGGCCGTGCGCTCGGCCCTGGAGCAGTCCGTGCGGGACCAGGTCGTCATCGTCGTCGACGACGGCGCCGGACTGCCCGAACTCCCGGCCGACCCGCGCCTGTTCGCCGTCTCCCTCAGCCGGAACACCGGCGTGGCCGGGGTGGTGCGCAACGTCGGCATCCGGCTGACCGCCTCGCGCTACGTCGCCTTCCTCGACGACGACAACCTCTGGGAACCGGAGCACCTCCAGGAGGCGCTGGAGACCCTGACCACACCCGGCGGTCCCGACGGGGTGTACACCGCGCTGCGCAGGGTACGTCCGGACGGCACCGACATGGACGTCCTGTCGGTGCCGTTCGACCGGCGCAGGGCCGCCCACGAGGCCTTCCTCGACACCAACGCCTTCGTCGCCCGCCGGGTGCCCGCCCTGCGCTTCAGCAGGCTCCGGCGCACCCCCGAGGTGCTGCCCCGGGAGGACTGGGAGCTGATCCGCCGCTACAGCCGCGGCCACCGGGTCGCGCACCTCGCCCGGCCCACCGTGCGGTACCTGGTGAACCCGGGCAGCTTCTACACCTCCTGGTGA